One region of Fragaria vesca subsp. vesca linkage group LG4, FraVesHawaii_1.0, whole genome shotgun sequence genomic DNA includes:
- the LOC101304668 gene encoding uncharacterized protein LOC101304668: protein IVHGASSEEMAASSHNVELEAAKFLHKLIQDSTDEPAKLATKLYVILQHMKSSGKEHSMPYQVISRAMETVINQHGLDIEALKSSRIPLSGGAQTGSSQATGVAKDSNTGLAETEVSKMDPFSSSRPPIGSLSTGHDYYQGSATHRSSQSFDHESPSSLDSRSANSQSQERRDTENLDKQVTRKDGKKATTKRKRGDTSVPTEAQHDNPQSLDTIDSVVNMRKGKMSKGELPPGFSIKGGENASFNIVPSSGQMEHFTSLSGSMRPMVRVKQEGQHLIERQMDLTNSSNLASRAASSKHPEELEVSSIHNASAQQHAASLPPSNDIMGVWSQNKPGFHYEKSQVPRFSSNVVPGNVTTESPMQQSTAPSPGSSSFAKNQGNVPGSSSSYQVAEPPAFSSPMHYGVTPPSTGKAMEHDGGNINMLPDANKIVQVGRQNSAGEMSMVRSAASRDTGKSPVHVSSASTGMPFKEQQLKQLRAQCLVFLAFRNGLMPKKLHLEIALGNTSPKEENSGGNTDGPRKDFVDHKGKAQSANERNNNSDASMPFGRFNHETDKSAVSSGKLLEADTLAKESESPKMEENSGPSRDQFFQKGDAETQTTACLTVASQQPDSGARRGLTANPVENIQTGHLQVGRANPASSLMGMNKQNSDISSWTGAGNQSEVSRGLLPPSAVQPEIIPERKDTTPSQFQNLGNNVLGNQHTSNHPASFASRDRWKPISAIGNDHHQGVASKDAQMMQKHVSKEQVKENNPASVDFPPSPKYTMSERLIMDKQKKKLLDEQTWTLKHQKARAKIATSFHKLKENVSSSEDISAKTKSVIELKKLQLLELQRRLRSEFLNDFFKPINTEMDRLRSFKKHRHGRRIKQLEKFEQKMKEERQKRIQQRQKEFFGELEVHKERLDDAFKIKRERWKGFNKYVKEFHKRKERIHREKIDRIQREKINLLKINDVEGYLRMVQDAKSDRVKQLLKETEKYLQKLGSKLRDAKALASRFEHDMDESGNASVVDKSEPSLENEDESDQAKHYLESNEKYYLMAHSIKESIAEQPTFLQGGKLREYQMNGLRWLVSLYNNHLNGILADEMGLGKTVQVISLICYLMETKNDRGPFLVVVPSSVLPGWESEINFWAPTINRIVYSGPPEERRRLFKERIVQQKFNVLLTTYEYLMNKHDRPKLSKIHWHYIIIDEGHRIKNASCKLNADLKHYQSSHRLLLTGTPLQNNLEELWALLNFLLPNIFNSSEDFSQWFNKPFESSGDSSADQALLSEEENLLIINRLHQVLRPFVLRRLKHKVENELPEKIERLVRCEASGYQKLLMKRVEENLGSITNSKARSVHNSVMELRNICNHPYLSQLHVAEVDNLIPKHYLPPIIRLCGKLEMLDRLLPKLKATDHRVLFFSTMTRLLDVMEEYLTLKQYKYLRLDGHTSGGDRGSLIDMFNKPDSPFFIFLLSIRAGGVGVNLQAADTVIIFDTDWNPQVDLQAQARAHRIGQKRDVLVLRFETVQTVEEQVRAAAEHKLGVANQSITAGFFDNDTSAEDRREYLESLLRENKKEEAAPVLDDDALNDLLARSESEIDVFESVDKRRREEEMASWRKLACIKGKDGFESLPPMPSRLVTEDDLKEFYEAMKIYEVPKAGVVSNVGIKRKGQSLGGPDTQRYGRGKRAREVRSYEEQWTEEEFERLCQAESPDSSEKLKEEITESNLLRDESGSVVALYRTELPTPPQADLLPPSVELPQQSKEVTPPAKRGRGRPKRATLEQSATAVVLTASAGTVKVDTGLEIGLLTSCVTNSAPDSLPDSVDIEGIGGVVGHTDFIASPSSHPTAPKPSITVTPPSQISTISPSAPTHVRGKGRKTKSVQEAPRRRGKKQGLVSPASDLKQIEPSQKTSVDPLENETLPTISAAQSPASCALKSAEGTDHQSGIVMVLSSESTRLVPAVAPLSQPSPSPTVPVNVNQQNRKAQSGAGTPHRRGKKQVPASPAVTDALVSHDSTPNMLPPDKLGDSHGSKDIDVRIKQEADGLAGPASGESPNLIVALTEDCAFKPKNDKISGDEGSSAPAAVSNEIISEVNKSHTLEEKALPAIPTSFAASPALSPSIGSLPSSTPMQSTGEAKHHGVEISPSSQSKLSSSVSSASQSITPSPSTHVEVKKQGRKASSRAEAPRRRGRKQAPAAVSGGPASQDPELSFQLLDASAGTLGSKTASLGRKQGTDGQELAHVTQSQTSQVHSVSSLIDSDPKRKEHPSYPTQNKQPTNSSSMIDSTAGSSDKSSALGRIQTANVNDVARVMKEVFSGTRLSKAKISESFGREGRASPRLPVSTKNPVDMAENQNLEDKTCSGVGVKVSEPEMGDLSTVSKGGVVVPENIDSSASSFATEGKTVDCLPVGSLVPLECSKGSPAEKDSLMDSTSTSGRVAELDQPVVALAVGSNSVEGSSEAGPVGSLISQESEHEYKVSDALQVPVTLQEKLCGNMDQPLVLGNGCDSVAALSEPEPLGCSKSPEESECEAKVGETSQISETLLENVSGNMDCEAKVGETSQICETLPENVSGNMDCEAIVGETSQICEMLPENVSGNMDQPLVNLTMGGDNVVGLSEAQPIDSSKPPEELKSAAKEEPECEAKVGETSQICVMLPENVSGNMDQPLVTLTIGGDSVVGLSDAQPVDSSKPPEELEAAAKDVGTSQVCVTSIDQPPITLTMGCEHEGSETGRVGSSKPPEPMECEAKVGNTSQVNESLPANESENLDFQPSSETKGGDVSEVCRTLTNVVPENVDLQPSSIGQESESEAKGGEASQVSKTLLEAANMDLQTLATAHESVFEAKSGEASQFSEALLESENMDLQTSSTTHESESEAKVVDASEFCETCLESENMDLQPSSTVQDSQSEAKISDDYQVCETLPESDNMDLQLSSGAQESEADAKVGDDSQVCETLPESESVDLQPSSTVQESEAEANISGSFGGEGSVSSGVLVSSKTPVDMATNQILEEKAFSAVELKVSKTEMGDLLNTSQVGIVVAPEHASSVNIDFSASALVMEEKKVDTVEGSSEAGPVRSPKPLEEMGCEAKVGDTSHVCESLPANVTENMDFLPSFKAKIGVASEVCETLVEVVPENMDLQPSSVVQELGSEAKVGEASEVCETLTEVVPENMDLQPSSMVYELESEAKVGDASPDCETVSEFVPENMDSQPSSRVQQLESDSKVGSASEAGETVTEIVCENMDLQPSSTVMESESDLKVGDASHVCETMSENVSENMNLQPSSTAPESESKAKVGAAYLVCETLQESENMDLQPSSSALESQAKVGKPSQVCEILPESKNMNLQPSSAAQEPEADAKVGDVSQVCETLPEPEIMDLEPSSTAKEFEPKVGDASRVCEASSGAQQSEADAKVGDVSHVRETFPEPVNVDLPPSSITQEYETQVGDASQVCVTPLESKSMDLQPPPTGHESQSEAKAGDVSLVSETLPESVQLDLQPSSTAHKSESEAKVDEASQVCDALPESENMDLTSQELGNMDLQPSSATHGSKSEAKVGDDSPVCETLLESDNMDIQPSSTTGEASRVRITLPESENMDLQPSSRAQEAETEAKAGDVSQVCEMLPRNMSKDTDMPPSATVQEVKDVKLSSEEPVGSSMARPEVSSEEPVSNSVAPPEAE from the exons ATTGTGCATGGTGCAAGCTCAGAGGAGATGGCAGCTTCGTCACATAACGTCGAGTTGGAAGCAGCTAAGTTTCTGCACAAGCTCATTCAGGATTCTACTGATGAGCCTGCCAAGCTCGCCACCAAGCTCTATGTG ATACTGCAACACATGAAGTCGAGTGGCAAGGAACATTCGATGCCGTATCAAGTGATATCGAG GGCCATGGAGACTGTAATTAATCAACATGGCCTTGATATTGAGGCTTTGAAGTCATCACGCATTCCTTTGTCTGGTGGAGCTCAAACAG GGTCTTCTCAGGCTACTGGAGTTGCAAAAGATTCCAATACAGGGTTGGCCGAAACTGAGGTGTCTAAGATGGACCCGTTTTCTTCAAGTAGACCACCTATTGGATCTCTCAGTACAGGGCATGATTATTATCAAGGATCTGCAACTCATCGAAGTAGTCAGTCTTTTGATCATGAAAGTCCATCTAGTTTGGACTCTAGGTCTGCCAATTCACAGTCCCAAGAAAGGCGTGATACAGAAAACCTGGACAAGCAGGTGACTCGAAAGGATGGTAAAAAAGCCACCACTAAGAGGAAGAGGGGAGATACTTCTGTACCCACAGAAGCACAACATGACAATCCTCAAAGTCTTGATACTATAGACAGTGTGGTTAATATGAGGAAGGGAAAGATGAGCAAAGGTGAACTGCCACCTGGTTTTTCAATTAAAGGTGGTGAAAATGCTAGTTTTAATATTGTTCCCAGTAGTGGTCAAATGGAGCATTTTACTTCGCTATCTGGAAGCATGAGACCAATGGTTAGAGTCAAGCAAGAAGGGCAACATTTAATAGAAAGGCAGATGGATTTGACTAACAGTAGCAATTTGGCGTCTCGGGCTGCAAGTTCAAAACACCCTGAAGAACTTGAAGTCTCCTCTATTCATAACGCCTCAGCTCAGCAGCATGCTGCTTCCCTACCTCCTTCAAATGACATTATGGGTGTGTGGAGTCAAAATAAACCTGGGTTTCACTATGAGAAGTCTCAAGTGCCCAGGTTTTCTTCCAATGTTGTCCCAGGTAATGTGACAACAGAAAGTCCAATGCAGCAGTCAACAGCTCCATCACCTGGATCAA GTTCTTTTGCCAAGAATCAAGGAAACGTGCCTGGTTCTTCAAGTTCATATCAAGTAGCAGAACCACCAGCATTCTCAAGTCCGATGCACTATGGTGTCACACCGCCCTCAACTGGAAAGGCCATGGAGCATGATGGAGGAAATATCAATATGCTACCTGATGCAAATAAAATAGTTCAG GTTGGCAGGCAAAATAGTGCAGGAGAAATGAGTATGGTGAGAAGCGCAGCTTCTAGAGATACCGGTAAATCTCCAGTTCATGTGTCCTCTGCGTCTACTGGCATGCCTTTCAAGGAACAGCAGTTGAAACAGCTTAGAGCGCAGTGCCTTGTCTTTTTAGCCTTCAG AAATGGTTTGATGCCAAAGAAACTTCATCTTGAAATTGCGCTCGGAAACACTTCACCTAAAGAAG AAAATTCAGGTGGCAATACAGATGGGCCTCGAAAAGATTTTGTTGACCATAAAGGAAAAGCACAATCTGCAAATGAGCGAAATAACAATTCTGATGCTAGCATGCCATTTGGAAGATTTAACCATGAAACTGATAAAAGTGCAGTCTCTAGTGGGAAACTCCTGGAGGCCGACACCTTGGCAAAAGAATCTGAAAGCCCAAAAATGGAGGAAAACAGTGGCCCATCTCGAGATCAGTTTTTTCAGAAAGGAGATGCTGAAACACAGACAACTGCTTGTTTAACAGTGGCATCGCAGCAGCCTGACTCAGGTGCAAGACGTGGTTTAACTGCTAATCCTGTGGAGAATATACAAACTGGGCATTTGCAAGTTGGACGGGCAAACCCAGCCTCTTCTCTAATGGGTATGAACAAGCAGAACTCTGATATTAGCAGCTGGACGGGGGCTGGCAATCAAAGTGAAGTTTCCAGAGGACTCTTACCTCCTTCTGCCGTTCAGCCTGAGATTATTCCTGAAAGAAAAGATACCACACCCAGCCAGTTCCAAAATCTTGGTAACAATGTTTTGGGTAATCAACATACTTCCAACCACCCAGCTTCGTTTGCATCTAGAGATCGTTGGAAACCAATATCTGCTATTGGAAATGATCATCACCAAGGAGTTGCATCAAAGGATGCTCAGATGATGCAAAAACATGTGTCCAAAG AACAAGTAAAGGAGAATAACCCAGCTTCTGTTGATTTTCCACCTTCACCAAAGTACACAATGTCAGAGAGGTTGATTATGGATAAGCAGAAAAAGAAGCTCCTAGATGAACAAACTTGGACTCTTAAGCATCAAAAAGCAAGGGCAAAAATTGCGACATCTTTTCACAAGTTAAAG GAAAATGTGAGCTCATCTGAAGATATATCTGCAAAGACCAAAAGTGTTATAGAACTGAAAAAACTACAACTCTTGGAATTGCAACGCCGTCTCCGGAG TGAATTTCTGAATGATTTCTTTAAACCAATCAATACGGAGATGGATCGCTTGAGATCTTTCAAGAAACATAGACATGGTAGGAGGATAAAACAACTAGAAAAGTTTGAGCAAAAGATGAAGGAAGAAAGACAGAAGAGAATTCAGCAGAGACAAAAGGAATTCTTTGGGGAGCTAGAGGTTCACAA GGAAAGACTGGATGATGCCTTCAAAATTAAGAGAGAGCGCTGGAAGGGTTTCAATAAATATGTAAAAGAGTTCCACAAAAGAAAGGAACGTATCCATCGTGAGAAGATCGATAGGATCCAACGTGAAAAAATAAACCTGTTGAAGATTAATGATGTGGAGGGCTATCTACGAATGGTGCAG GATGCAAAATCAGACCGTGTTAAACAGCTTCTAAAAGAGACAGAAAAGTATCTTCAAAAGCTTGGATCCAAGCTTCGAGATGCAAAGGCTTTGGCAAGTAGGTTTGAGCATGATATGGATGAAAGTGGAAATGCAAGTGTAGTAGACAAGAGTGAACCTAGTTTGGAAAATGAAGATGAAAGTGACCAGGCGAAG CATTACTTGGAGAGCAATGAGAAATACTATTTGATGGCTCATAG TATAAAGGAGAGCATTGCAGAGCAGCCTACGTTTCTTCAGGGTGGAAAATTGAGAGA GTACCAAATGAATGGCTTAAGGTGGCTGGTGTCACTATACAATAATCACTTGAATGGTATTCTTGCTGATGAAATGGGCCTCGGTAAAACTGTTCAG GTTATATCTTTAATCTGTTACCTGATGGAAACAAAAAATGATCGAGGACCTTTCCTAGTGGTTGTGCCATCTTCAGTTTTACCCGGATGGGAATCAGAAATTAACTTTTGGGCCCCTACTATTAATAGGATTGTTTATTCTGGGCCCCCAGAGGAGAGGCGTAGGCTATTCAA GGAAAGAATAGTTCAACAGAAATTTAATGTCCTCCTTACTACATACGAGTATCTGATGAATAAGCACGACAGACCTAAACTGAGCAAAATCCACTGGCATTATATAATAATTGATGAAGGCCATCGCATAAAGAATGCTTCCTGCAAGTTGAATGCTGACTTGAAGCATTATCAGAGTTCTCACAGATTGCTGTTAACTGGAACTCCACTACAG AATAATCTTGAGGAGTTGTGGGCGCTACTAAACTTCTTGTTGCCCAATATATTTAACTCGTCTGAAGATTTTTCTCAGTGGTTCAACAAACCATTTGAAAGTAGTGGTGATAGCTCAGCTGATCAA GCCTTATTATCTGAAGAGGAGAATCTATTGATCATAAACCGTCTCCACCAAGTACTTCGACCTTTTGTCCTTCGGAGGCTGAAACATAAG GTTGAGAATGAACTACCTGAAAAGATTGAGAGACTTGTAAGATGCGAGGCTTCTGGTTATCAGAAGCTTTTGATGAAGAGGGTAGAGGAGAATCTGGGTTCAATTACTAATTCAAAG GCCCGGTCAGTGCACAATTCTGTTATGGAGCTTCGAAATATATGCAATCATCCATATCTCAGCCAGCTTCATGTAGCGGAG GTTGATAACTTAATACCAAAGCACTATCTGCCACCAATCATAAGGCTTTGTGGGAAGCTTGAGATGTTAGACCGATTACTTCCCAAGTTAAAAGCAACAGATCATAGG GTTCTCTTCTTTTCCACAATGACTAGGCTACTCGATGTCATGGAGGAATATCTCACCTTAAAGCAGTATAAGTATCTTAGGTTGGATGGACATACATCTGGTGGTGATCGTGGTTCCCTTATTGATATGTTCAATAAACCAGATTCTCCCTTTTTCATATTTCTTCTCAG CATTCGGGCTGGTGGTGTTGGTGTAAATCTTCAAGCTGCAGATACGGTGATAATATTCGACACGGACTGGAATCCACAG GTTGATTTGCAAGCGCAGGCAAGAGCTCATAGAATTGGCCAGAAGAGGGATGTTCTTGTTCTTCGATTTGAAACG GTCCAAACTGTTGAAGAACAAGTTAGAGCTGCAGCGGAGCACAAACTGGGAGTGGCTAATCAGAGCATTACTGCTGGTTTCTTTGACAACGATACAAG TGCGGAAGATCGAAGAGAATATTTGGAGTCACTTTTGCGTGAGAATAAGAAAGAGGAAGCTGCACCTGTATTGGATGATGATGCTTTAAATGATCTCTTAGCTCGCAG TGAGTCAGAAATTGATGTCTTTGAATCAGTGGACAAAAGAAGGCGAGAGGAAGAAATG GCGTCATGGAGGAAGTTAGCATGCATTAAAGGGAAGGATGGTTTTGAATCTCTGCCTCCCATGCCTTCTCGGCTTGTGACAGAGGATGACTTGAAGGAGTTTTATGAAGCGATGAAGATATATGAGGTGCCAAAGGCGGGTGTAGTGTCTAATGTTGGGATAAAGCGGAAGGGTCAGTCTCTGGGGGGACCTGATACTCAACGATATGGAAGGGGAAAACGGGCAAGAGAG GTTCGTTCATATGAAGAGCAATGGACAGAAGAGGAATTTGAAAGGTTGTGTCAGGCTGAGTCACCTGATTCCTCTGAAAAATTAAAGGAAGAAATTACAGAGTCAAATTTACTGAGAGATGAAAGTGGTTCTGTGGTGGCTCTTTACAGAACAGAACTTCCTACTCCACCTCAAGCAGACTTGCTTCCACCATCTGTTGAGTTGCCACAACAAAGTAAAGAGGTAACCCCACCAGCTAAACGAGGCCGCGGAAGGCCAAAAAGAGCAACACTAGAACAATCAGCAACTGCAGTTGTTCTTACAGCGTCTGCTGGAACAGTCAAAGTGGATACAGGGTTAGAGATAGGACTGTTGACTAGCTGTGTAACAAACTCAGCCCCAGATTCATTACCTGACTCTGTTGATATTGAGGGTATTGGTGGAGTTGTGGGACATACTGATTTCATTGCCTCACCTAGCTCTCATCCAACAGCTCCTAAGCCTTCCATTACTGTTACTCCTCCCTCCCAAATTAGTACTATAAGCCCTTCTGCACCCACACATGTAAGAGGAAAAGGTCGGAAAACTAAGAGTGTACAGGAAGCACCCCGACGTAGGGGAAAGAAACAGGGGCTGGTATCACCTGCTTCTGACTTGAAACAAATTGAGCCTTCACAGAAAACATCTGTTGATCCGCTGGAAAATGAAACTCTTCCTACTATCTCTGCAGCCCAGAGTCCTGCTTCTTGTGCTTTAAAAAGTGCCGAAGGGACCGATCATCAATCTGGCATTGTGATGGTTTTGAGTTCTGAGTCCACCCGTCTAGTCCCAGCTGTTGCTCCTTTATCTCAACCTTCCCCTTCTCCTACTGTACCAGTGAATGTGAACCAGCAAAACCGGAAGGCTCAAAGTGGTGCTGGAACTCCCCACCGCAGGGGAAAGAAACAGGTGCCAGCATCACCTGCTGTTACTGATGCATTGGTTAGTCATGATTCGACACCGAATATGCTTCCACCGGATAAATTAGGGGATTCACATGGGAGCAAAGACATAGACGTGAGAATTAAGCAAGAGGCTGATGGTTTAGCAG GCCCTGCATCAGGAGAAAGTCCGAACCTAATAGTGGCATTGACCGAAGATTGCGCATTTAAACCTAAGAATGACAAGATTTCAGGAGATGAAGGATCTTCCGCACCAGCTGCTGTATCAAATGAGATTATTTCAGAGGTGAATAAGAGTCATACTCTGGAGGAGAAAGCTCTTCCAGCAATTCCAACTTCGTTTGCTGCGTCTCCTGCTTTGAGTCCTTCAATTGGTTCTCTCCCCAGTTCTACTCCCATGCAAAGCACCGGTGAGGCAAAACATCATGGTGTTGAGATTTCTCCTAGCTCGCAGTCAAAGTTGTCTTCTTCTGTTTCTTCTGCTTCTCAGTCTATCACTCCTAGCCCATCCACACATGTGGAAGTTAAAAAACAGGGTCGAAAGGCTTCAAGCAGAGCTGAAGCACCCCGTCGCAGGGGAAGGAAGCAGGCTCCTGCAGCTGTTTCCGGTGGTCCAGCTAGTCAGGACCCAGAATTAAGTTTTCAGTTATTGGATGCGTCTGCTGGTACATTGGGGAGTAAGACTGCTTCACTGGGAAGAAAGCAAGGTACTGATGGGCAGGAACTGGCACATGTTACTCAATCCCAGACAAGTCAAGTGCATTCGGTTAGCAGTTTAATTGATTCTGATCCAAAAAGAAAAGAGCACCCAAGCTATCCTACCCAAAATAAGCAGCCTACAAACTCATCATCAATGATTGACAGTACTGCTGGTTCCTCTGATAAGAGTTCTGCTCTGGGGCGTATCCAGACTGCTAACGTAAACGATGTTGCGCGTGTGATGAAAGAGGTCTTTTCTGGCACACGTTTATCAAAAGCTAAAATTTCAGAGTCTTTTGGGAGAGAAGGTCGGGCTTCCCCTCGTCTACCTGTATCCACTAAGAATCCGGTGGACATGGCTGAAAACCAAAATCTGGAGGATAAAACATGTTCTGGTGTGGGAGTGAAGGTTTCTGAACCTGAGATGGGTGATCTTTCAACTGTGTCCAAG GGTGGCGTGGTGGTTCCAGAAAACATTGATTCCTCTGCGTCCTCCTTTGCAACTGAAGGAAAAACTGTAGACTGCTTACCTGTTGGCAGCTTAGTGCCATTGGAGTGTTCAAAAGGATCTCCAGCTGAAAAGGATTCTTTGATGGATTCTACCAGTACTTCTGGGAGAGTGGCAGAACTTGATCAGCCTGTGGTTGCATTGGCCGTGGGCAGTAATAGTGTTGAAGGCTCATCTGAGGCAGGGCCTGTAGGCAGTCTCATATCACAGGAGTCAGAACATGAATATAAAGTTAGTGATGCTCTTCAGGTTCCGGTGACGTTGCAAGAAAAATTGTGTGGAAACATGGATCAGCCCTTGGTCTTGGGCAATGGGTGTGATAGTGTTGCAGCTTTGTCTGAGCCGGAGCCTCTAGGATGCTCCAAGTCACCTGAGGAGTCAGAATGTGAAGCTAAAGTTGGTGAGACTTCTCAGATCTCTGAAACGCTGCTAGAGAATGTTTCTGGAAACATGGATTGTGAAGCTAAAGTTGGTGAGACTTCTCAGATCTGTGAAACACTGCCGGAGAATGTTTCTGGAAACATGGATTGTGAAGCTATAGTTGGTGAGACTTCTCAGATTTGTGAAATGCTGCCAGAGAATGTTTCTGGAAACATGGATCAGCCTCTGGTTAATCTGACCATGGGAGGTGATAATGTTGTAGGCTTGTCTGAGGCACAACCTATAGACAGCTCCAAGCCACCAGAGGAGTTGAAATCTGCAGCTAAAGAGGAGCCAGAATGTGAAGCTAAAGTTGGTGAGACTTCTCAGATTTGTGTAATGCTGCCAGAGAATGTTTCTGGAAACATGGATCAACCTCTGGTTACTTTGACCATAGGAGGTGATAGTGTTGTAGGCTTGTCTGACGCACAACCTGTAGACAGCTCCAAGCCACCAGAGGAGTTGGAAGCTGCAGCTAAAGATGTTGGAACTTCTCAGGTTTGTGTAACAAGCATAGATCAGCCTCCAATTACCTTGACTATGGGGTGTGAACATGAAGGCTCTGAAACAGGTCGTGTAGGTAGCTCCAAACCTCCGGAGCCGATGGAATGTGAAGCTAAAGTCGGTAATACTTCTCAAGTTAACGAGTCACTGCCAGCAAATGAGTCAGAGAACCTGGATTTTCAGCCCTCTTCTGAAACTAAAGGCGGTGATGTTTCTGAGGTTTGTAGGACGTTAACAAATGTTGTGCCTGAAAACGTGGATTTGCAGCCATCTTCAATAGGGCAGGAGTCAGAATCTGAAGCTAAAGGTGGTGAGGCTTCTCAGGTTAGCAAAACATTGCTGGAGGCTGCAAACATGGATTTGCAGACATTGGCAACAGCACATGAGTCGGTCTTTGAAGCTAAATCTGGTGAGGCGTCTCAGTTTAGTGAAGCCTTGCTAGAATCTGAAAACATGGATTTGCAAACATCTTCAACAACACATGAATCAGAATCTGAAGCTAAAGTAGTGGATGCGTCTGAGTTTTGTGAGACATGCCTGGAGTCTGAAAACATGGATTTGCAACCATCTTCAACAGTTCAGGATTCACAGTCCGAAGCTAAAATTAGTGATGACTATCAGGTTTGTGAGACATTGCCTGAGTCTGACAACATGGATTTGCAGCTATCTTCAGGAGCACAGGAGTCAGAAGCTGATGCTAAAGTGGGTGATGATTCTCAGGTTTGTGAGACATTGCCGGAGTCAGAAAGTGTGGATTTGCAGCCATCTTCAACTGTACAGGAGTCTGAAGCAGAAGCTAACATTTCTGGGTCTTTTGGGGGAGAAGGTAGCGTTTCCTCTGGGGTACTTGTGTCCAGTAAGACTCCAGTGGACATGGCCACAAACCAAATTTTGGAGGAGAAAGCATTTTCTGCTGTGGAATTGAAGGTTTCTAAAACTGAGATGGGTGATCTTTTGAATACGTCACAG GTTGGCATAGTGGTTGCTCCAGAACATGCATCTTCAGTAAACATTGATTTCTCTGCATCTGCCTTAGTAATGGAAGAAAAAAAGGTAGATACTGTTGAAGGCTCCTCTGAGGCAGGTCCTGTAAGAAGCCCCAAACCTCTAGAGGAGATGGGGTGTGAAGCCAAAGTGGGTGATACTTCTCACGTTTGTGAGTCATTACCAGCAAATGTTACTGAAAACATGGATTTCCTGCCCTCCTTCAAAGCTAAAATTGGTGTTGCTTCTGAGGTTTGTGAGACATTGGTGGAAGTTGTGCCTGAGAACATGGATTTGCAGCCATCTTCAGTAGTGCAGGAGTTGGGATCTGAAGCTAAAGTTGGTGAGGCTTCTGAGGTTTGTGAGACATTGACGGAAGTTGTTCCCGAGAACATGGATTTGCAGCCATCTTCAATGGTGTATGAGTTGGAATCTGAAGCTAAGGTTGGTGATGCTTCTCCCGATTGTGAGACAGTTTCGGAATTCGTACCTGAAAATATGGATTCACAGCCATCTTCAAGAGTGCAGCAGTTGGAATCTGACAGTAAAGTTGGTAGTGCTTCAGAAGCTGGTGAGACAGTGACAGAAATTGTGTGCGAAAATATGGATTTGCAGCCATCTTCAACAGTGATGGAGTCGGAATCTGATTTAAAAGTTGGTGATGCTTCTCATGTTTGTGAGACAATGTCAGAAAATGTATCTGAAAACATGAATTTGCAGCCGTCTTCAACAGCACCCGAGTCAGAATCTAAAGCTAAAGTTGGTGCGGCTTATCTGGTATGTGAGACGTTGCAAGAGTCTGAAAATATGGATTTGCAGCCATCTTCAAGTGCACTGGAATCGCAAGCTAAAGTTGGCAAACCATCTCAGGTCTGTGAGATATTGCCGGAGTCCAAAAACATGAATTTGCAGCCATCTTCAGCAGCACAGGAGCCTGAAGCTGATGCGAAAGTGGGTGATGTTTCTCAAGTTTGTGAGACATTGCCGGAGCCTGAAATCATGGATTTGGAACCATCTTCAACTGCAAAGGAATTTGAACCTAAAGTTGGTGATGCGTCTCGGGTTTGTGAGGCATCTTCAGGGGCACAGCAGTCTGAAGCTGATGCGAAAGTGGGGGATGTATCTCAT GTTCGTGAGACATTTCCGGAGCCTGTAAATGTGGATTTGCCGCCATCCTCAATTACACAGGAATATGAAACTCAAGTTGGTGATGCATCTCAGGTCTGTGTGACACCGCTGGAATCCAAAAGCATGGATTTGCAGCCACCTCCGACAGGACATGAGTCACAGTCTGAAGCTAAAGCTGGTGATGTTTCTCTGGTTAGTGAGACGTTGCCGGAGTCCGTACAGCTGGATTTACAGCCATCTTCGACAGCACATAAGTCGGAATCTGAAGCTAAAGTTGATGAGGCATCCCAAGTGTGTGATGCATTGCCAGAGTCCGAAAACATGGATTTGACATCGCAAGAGTTGGGGAACATGGATTTGCAGCCATCTTCAGCGACACATGGGTCAAAATCTGAAGCTAAAGTTGGTGATGATTCTCCAGTTTGTGAGACTTTGCTGGAGTCCGACAACATGGATATACAGCCGTCTTCAACAACTGGTGAGGCTTCTCGGGTTCGTATAACACTGCCAGAGTCTGAGAACATGGATTTGCAACCATCGTCAAGAGCACAGGAGGCTGAAACTGAAGCTAAAGCAGGTGACGTTTCTCAGGTTTGTGAGATGTTGCCAAGAAATATGTCCAAAGACACGGATATGCCACCATCGGCAACAGTGCAGGAGGTTAAAGATGTGAAGTTATCGTCTGAGGAACCAGTGGGTAGCTCCATGGCACGGCCTGAAGTTTCGTCTGAGGAACCGGTCAGTAACTCAGTGGCACCGCCAGAAGCTGAGTGA